One window from the genome of Halomicrobium zhouii encodes:
- a CDS encoding carbohydrate-binding protein: MGADGSRGQEVVSSRERQEIQYDRRKTDRSRASVNDRPGQDRHELPATIPVGEYHAYFHRNRHRANERPLRRVGGRDLDWLSTDQWLAYEVNVPEAGNYDLSLRVAAESAFGGGDVGVVLNDDPLARLSFDPTGGWYSWEEVGEEIELPAGEHTIRLVVFDGGWKLEALTIE; the protein is encoded by the coding sequence ATGGGGGCTGACGGATCGAGGGGTCAGGAGGTCGTATCGAGTAGAGAGCGCCAGGAGATACAGTACGATCGCAGGAAGACGGACCGAAGCCGGGCGTCGGTCAACGACCGGCCGGGACAGGACCGGCACGAACTGCCGGCGACGATACCCGTCGGCGAGTATCACGCCTACTTCCACCGGAACCGCCACCGTGCCAACGAGCGACCGCTCCGGCGCGTCGGCGGACGCGATCTGGACTGGCTGTCGACCGACCAGTGGCTCGCCTACGAGGTGAACGTCCCCGAGGCCGGGAACTACGACCTGTCGCTACGGGTCGCCGCCGAGAGCGCCTTCGGCGGCGGTGACGTCGGCGTCGTCCTGAACGACGACCCGCTCGCGCGACTGTCGTTCGACCCGACGGGGGGCTGGTACAGCTGGGAGGAGGTCGGCGAGGAGATAGAGCTCCCGGCGGGGGAACACACCATCAGACTGGTGGTCTTCGACGGCGGGTGGAAGCTCGAAGCACTCACGATCGAGTGA
- a CDS encoding aminotransferase class V-fold PLP-dependent enzyme, which yields MSQPESDVLDVAAIREDFPVLDREVGDEPLVYLDNGATSQTPKQVVDTIVDYYYNYNANVHRGIHQLSQEASIAYEEAHDTVAEFIGADGREEVVFTKNTTEAENLVAYAWGLNELGPGDEIVLTEMEHHASLVTWQQIGKKTGADVKYIPITDQGRLDVDAARELITDDTEMVSVVHVSNTLGTVNPVAEITDIAHEHDALSFVDGAQSVPTRPVDVKEIDCDFLAFSGHKMCGPTGSGALYGKEEVLEEMEPYLYGGDMITKVTYEDSTWNELPWKFEAGTPSISEGIALAAAVDYLEDIGMDRVRRHEEAMAEYAYDRLSEFDDIEIYGPPGDDRSGLVAFNLESVHAHDLASIVNDSGVAIRAGDHCTQPLHDKLGVAASARASFYIYNTREEIDVLIEAMDDARQLFA from the coding sequence ATGAGCCAACCCGAATCCGACGTTCTCGACGTCGCGGCCATCCGCGAGGACTTTCCCGTCCTCGACCGGGAGGTGGGCGACGAGCCCCTGGTCTACCTCGACAACGGGGCGACGAGCCAGACGCCCAAACAGGTCGTCGACACCATCGTCGACTACTACTACAACTACAACGCCAACGTCCACCGCGGCATCCACCAGCTGAGCCAGGAGGCTTCCATCGCCTACGAGGAGGCCCACGACACCGTCGCGGAGTTCATCGGCGCGGACGGCCGCGAGGAGGTCGTCTTCACCAAGAACACGACAGAGGCCGAGAACCTCGTCGCCTACGCGTGGGGCCTGAACGAACTCGGTCCCGGCGACGAGATCGTCCTGACCGAGATGGAACACCACGCCTCGCTGGTCACCTGGCAGCAGATCGGCAAGAAGACCGGCGCCGACGTGAAGTACATCCCCATCACCGACCAGGGTCGTCTGGACGTGGACGCCGCGCGCGAGCTGATCACCGACGACACCGAGATGGTCAGCGTCGTCCACGTCTCCAACACGCTCGGAACTGTGAACCCCGTCGCGGAGATCACCGACATCGCCCACGAGCACGACGCGCTGTCGTTCGTCGACGGCGCCCAGTCGGTGCCCACCCGCCCCGTCGACGTCAAGGAGATCGACTGCGACTTCCTCGCGTTCTCGGGCCACAAGATGTGCGGGCCGACCGGCAGCGGCGCGCTGTACGGGAAGGAGGAAGTCCTCGAGGAGATGGAGCCGTACCTCTACGGCGGCGACATGATCACGAAGGTCACCTACGAGGACTCCACCTGGAACGAACTCCCCTGGAAGTTCGAGGCCGGCACGCCCTCCATCAGCGAGGGTATCGCGCTCGCCGCCGCCGTCGACTACCTCGAGGACATCGGCATGGATCGGGTCCGCCGCCACGAGGAGGCGATGGCCGAGTACGCCTACGACCGCCTGAGCGAGTTCGACGATATCGAGATCTACGGGCCGCCGGGCGACGACCGCTCGGGCCTCGTCGCGTTCAACCTCGAGAGCGTCCACGCCCACGACCTGGCCTCTATCGTCAACGACTCCGGCGTCGCCATCCGCGCCGGCGACCACTGCACGCAGCCGCTCCACGACAAACTGGGCGTCGCGGCCTCCGCCCGCGCGTCGTTCTACATCTACAACACCAGAGAAGAAATCGACGTGTTGATCGAGGCGATGGACGATGCGCGGCAGCTGTTCGCCTGA
- a CDS encoding coiled-coil domain-containing protein, which yields MLNSIQSLSNPSGTSAAGSDATATLGPLLQEGETVRYVLTSSKGIEQTQDGRTTTVQPGSGHDAYAIVTDFRVLFLVGSDAEEPSIDIEFDLPMVASSKARNSLLSSSLVVASEEKTTVKFTPSGGPDVEEVAEYIDRLSDCWADFHRAIAATREAIDAFEATLTAGEDAQEELTTAQSRLSNAHHHATRNEDGPVEAMLEILEPVEDELDQLQVEARLDRVDDLLADAEAEDAFDDAVAALVEARDRLEEARGALDEEALAGEGAAESIDERAAAIDDYATSLLADAEDACHQALDAADTDAAADAWETALARYRTVRDADWDELGGANEDALDFQIAWVVGNRIDALCARGAELETEGDDLDDSGDDATERFEAAKAAVETAQTLADEHPHTDADRFDERLEDLQEKIEVSEWQWGDA from the coding sequence ATGCTCAACAGTATTCAGAGTCTATCTAACCCGTCGGGCACGTCGGCCGCCGGGAGCGATGCAACTGCGACCCTCGGTCCGCTCCTCCAGGAGGGTGAGACGGTCCGATACGTCCTGACGAGTTCGAAGGGAATCGAGCAGACCCAGGACGGGCGGACGACGACCGTCCAGCCGGGTTCGGGCCACGACGCCTACGCCATCGTCACTGACTTCCGGGTGCTCTTTCTCGTCGGGAGCGACGCCGAGGAGCCGTCTATCGACATCGAGTTCGACCTGCCGATGGTCGCGAGTTCGAAGGCACGCAACAGCCTGCTGAGTTCGAGTCTCGTGGTCGCCTCCGAGGAGAAGACGACGGTCAAGTTCACCCCCTCCGGTGGCCCGGACGTCGAGGAGGTCGCCGAGTACATCGACCGTCTCAGCGACTGCTGGGCGGACTTCCACCGCGCCATCGCCGCCACGCGCGAGGCCATCGACGCGTTCGAGGCCACGCTCACGGCCGGCGAAGACGCCCAGGAGGAACTCACGACCGCCCAGTCGCGGCTCTCGAACGCCCACCACCACGCCACGCGCAACGAGGACGGGCCGGTCGAGGCCATGCTGGAGATACTCGAGCCCGTCGAGGACGAACTCGACCAGCTCCAGGTCGAGGCCCGCCTCGACCGGGTGGACGACCTGCTCGCCGACGCCGAGGCAGAAGACGCGTTCGACGACGCCGTCGCCGCGCTCGTCGAGGCCCGTGACCGCCTCGAAGAGGCCCGCGGCGCGCTCGACGAGGAGGCCCTCGCGGGCGAGGGTGCCGCGGAGTCTATCGACGAGCGGGCGGCGGCCATCGACGACTACGCGACGTCCCTGCTCGCCGACGCCGAGGACGCCTGTCACCAGGCGCTCGACGCGGCCGACACCGACGCCGCGGCGGATGCCTGGGAGACTGCACTGGCGCGGTATCGGACGGTCCGCGACGCCGACTGGGACGAACTCGGTGGGGCGAACGAGGACGCGCTGGACTTCCAGATCGCCTGGGTCGTCGGCAACCGCATCGACGCCCTGTGTGCCCGCGGTGCGGAACTGGAAACCGAAGGCGACGACCTCGACGACAGCGGCGACGACGCGACCGAGCGGTTCGAGGCGGCGAAGGCCGCAGTGGAGACGGCCCAGACCCTCGCCGACGAGCATCCCCACACCGACGCCGACCGCTTCGACGAGCGACTCGAGGACCTCCAGGAGAAGATCGAGGTCAGCGAGTGGCAGTGGGGCGACGCCTGA
- the sufU gene encoding Fe-S cluster assembly sulfur transfer protein SufU, whose protein sequence is MGIGGSDMYRQQILDHYKNPRNHGEIEDPTFTHVGENPMCGDTIEMDVVLDESEETIEHVAFRGDGCAISQASASMLSEKLQGTTVEELQAMDRDDVVDMLGVDISPMRIKCAVLAEKVAQDGAEIYFGEKDLDMTSTEE, encoded by the coding sequence ATGGGTATTGGCGGCTCTGACATGTACCGACAGCAGATCCTCGACCACTACAAGAATCCCCGCAACCACGGGGAGATCGAGGACCCCACGTTCACCCACGTCGGCGAGAACCCGATGTGCGGTGACACAATCGAGATGGACGTCGTCCTCGACGAATCGGAGGAGACGATCGAACACGTCGCCTTCCGCGGCGACGGCTGTGCCATCTCGCAGGCCTCGGCCTCCATGCTCTCGGAGAAGCTCCAGGGGACGACGGTCGAGGAACTCCAGGCGATGGACCGGGACGACGTCGTCGACATGCTCGGCGTCGACATCTCGCCGATGCGGATCAAGTGCGCCGTGCTGGCCGAGAAGGTCGCCCAGGACGGCGCGGAGATCTACTTCGGCGAGAAGGACCTGGACATGACGAGCACCGAGGAGTAA
- a CDS encoding CNNM domain-containing protein — MNAVEIWIRLLAGVGLILANGFFVAIEFALTRVRQYPESEFDESGLRRAWEMTHELEIYLTSCQVGITASSIAVGIVAEPALAAIFEPVFANTGLASVGAGAILAFVIINLVHLTHGEQTPTYLGVERTKFVCRYGATPLYWFAWSIRPVMRIGDTVAKWTLGLFGIEMTGAWLETEEEIIETRADLRNRLGSLLERGDLSEERHEEVLNALEVGGVPVREIMVDVEDVVFLSTDADPEENFDRMAGTPHVRFPLIADDDPEQFEGIVYAPSIVDNVDALRSGEQSFADVAAPPMTVAADTTVSDAVDQFQTESQELALVMEGGEVVGLVTATDAFEAVMGELEDPLD; from the coding sequence ATGAACGCGGTGGAGATCTGGATCCGCCTGCTCGCCGGGGTCGGACTGATCCTCGCGAACGGCTTCTTCGTGGCCATCGAGTTCGCCCTGACCAGGGTTCGCCAGTACCCCGAGTCGGAGTTCGACGAATCGGGACTTCGACGGGCCTGGGAGATGACCCACGAACTGGAGATATACCTCACCAGCTGTCAGGTGGGGATCACGGCGTCCAGCATCGCCGTCGGGATCGTCGCCGAACCGGCGCTCGCGGCGATCTTCGAACCCGTCTTCGCGAACACCGGCCTCGCGTCCGTCGGCGCGGGCGCTATCCTGGCGTTCGTGATCATCAACCTCGTCCACCTCACCCACGGCGAGCAGACGCCGACCTACCTCGGCGTCGAGCGGACGAAGTTCGTCTGCCGGTACGGCGCCACCCCGCTGTACTGGTTCGCCTGGAGCATCCGGCCGGTGATGCGCATCGGCGACACCGTCGCCAAGTGGACGCTCGGCCTGTTCGGCATCGAGATGACCGGCGCGTGGCTGGAGACCGAGGAGGAGATAATCGAGACCAGAGCCGATCTGCGCAACCGGCTCGGGTCGCTGCTCGAACGCGGCGACCTCTCCGAAGAACGCCACGAAGAGGTCCTCAACGCTCTCGAAGTCGGCGGGGTTCCGGTCCGGGAGATCATGGTCGACGTCGAGGACGTCGTCTTCCTCTCGACGGACGCCGACCCCGAGGAGAACTTCGACCGCATGGCGGGCACACCGCACGTCCGCTTCCCACTGATAGCCGACGACGACCCCGAACAGTTCGAGGGTATCGTCTACGCGCCCTCGATCGTCGACAACGTCGACGCGCTCCGCTCGGGGGAGCAGTCCTTCGCCGACGTCGCCGCGCCGCCGATGACCGTCGCCGCGGACACGACCGTCAGCGACGCCGTCGACCAGTTCCAGACCGAGAGCCAGGAGCTCGCACTCGTGATGGAAGGGGGCGAGGTGGTCGGCCTGGTCACCGCGACGGACGCTTTCGAGGCGGTGATGGGCGAACTGGAAGATCCGCTCGACTGA
- a CDS encoding heme-binding protein, whose translation MTREPPQTEEGWYALHDLRRIDWDAWREASARDQERALVDGIDFLEYYEGVEDAEEGQTAVYTVQGHKADLMVVHLRPTMADIDAAERQFEQTEFARYTDRATSYVSVTEASGYTDKAKEYFDGEVDDDSGLAKYIRSRLHPDIPDDEFVCFYPMSKRRDPEQNWYDMPFDERAEHIERHGDIGRGYGGKVSQMIAGSIGFDDWEWGITLWADDMTDVKDLLTEMRFDPSTSKFAEFGSFYVGRRFRPGDLPAVMAGERVPTGEGEAAATGGERVAHASAGTSSPTGDGDRPTAATARTAGDAGDTGGAHPGSAGEGDHPHAGDAASDDGGSAAESAGDDGSTDSGSASGGPPMGGDGEFAEVDDLGQRLGSLGVREAEDYDAGDYGLLFHSEADAEDLAEEVEGLRSNFDHYDRHVLTSVRAQGGQAAVVSVWTAKEAAETAAGFLGDLPGIGEQYGGHLGEGGGAADADATDESAAGDAGGDADEEESIREELSDLDIYAGKPHGEDVYALVLYSETDPVELAAEVGGLREHFVRYDSHVKTAVYRDAPAETVAVVSLWKTRDAADTASEHLADLPGVVGRPEHEDGFGTMGMFYTVKPEHREEFVETFGEVGGLLAEMDGHRETTLLANREDENDMFIASQWDAREDAMEFFRSDAFAETVEWGRDVLADRPRHVFLA comes from the coding sequence ATGACGAGAGAGCCCCCACAGACCGAGGAGGGGTGGTACGCGCTCCACGACCTGCGACGCATCGACTGGGACGCCTGGCGGGAGGCGTCCGCCCGCGACCAGGAACGCGCACTGGTCGACGGCATCGACTTCCTGGAGTACTACGAGGGCGTCGAGGACGCCGAAGAGGGCCAGACGGCCGTCTACACCGTCCAGGGCCACAAGGCCGACCTCATGGTCGTCCACCTGCGGCCGACGATGGCCGACATCGACGCCGCCGAGCGCCAGTTCGAGCAGACCGAGTTCGCCCGCTACACGGACCGCGCGACGTCCTACGTCTCGGTGACGGAGGCTTCGGGGTACACCGACAAGGCCAAGGAGTACTTCGACGGCGAAGTCGACGACGACTCCGGCCTGGCGAAGTACATCCGCTCGCGGCTCCACCCGGACATCCCCGACGACGAGTTCGTCTGCTTCTACCCGATGAGCAAGCGCCGCGACCCGGAGCAGAACTGGTACGACATGCCCTTCGACGAGCGGGCCGAACACATCGAGCGCCACGGCGACATCGGCCGGGGCTACGGCGGCAAAGTCTCACAGATGATCGCCGGCTCCATCGGCTTCGACGACTGGGAGTGGGGGATCACGCTGTGGGCCGACGACATGACCGACGTGAAGGACCTGCTGACCGAGATGCGCTTCGACCCCTCGACCTCGAAGTTCGCCGAGTTCGGCTCCTTCTACGTCGGCCGCCGGTTCCGACCGGGCGACCTCCCGGCCGTCATGGCGGGCGAACGCGTCCCCACCGGCGAGGGCGAGGCGGCCGCGACGGGCGGCGAGCGGGTCGCCCACGCCAGCGCGGGGACCAGTTCGCCGACGGGAGACGGCGACCGGCCGACGGCCGCCACTGCCCGGACGGCGGGCGACGCCGGCGACACCGGGGGTGCTCACCCCGGCAGCGCCGGCGAGGGCGACCATCCACACGCCGGTGACGCGGCCAGCGACGACGGCGGCAGCGCCGCGGAATCGGCGGGCGACGACGGATCGACGGACAGCGGCTCCGCCTCCGGCGGCCCGCCGATGGGCGGCGACGGCGAGTTCGCCGAGGTCGACGATCTCGGCCAGCGCCTCGGCTCGCTGGGCGTCCGCGAGGCCGAGGACTACGACGCCGGCGACTACGGGCTCCTGTTCCACTCAGAGGCAGACGCCGAGGACCTGGCCGAAGAGGTCGAGGGGCTGCGCTCGAACTTCGACCACTACGACCGCCACGTCCTGACGAGCGTCCGCGCCCAGGGCGGCCAGGCCGCCGTCGTCAGCGTCTGGACCGCGAAGGAGGCTGCCGAGACGGCCGCCGGGTTCCTCGGTGACCTCCCAGGCATCGGGGAGCAGTACGGCGGCCACCTCGGCGAAGGGGGCGGGGCCGCCGATGCCGACGCGACCGACGAGTCGGCAGCTGGTGACGCTGGTGGGGACGCCGACGAAGAGGAGTCCATCCGCGAGGAACTGTCCGACCTGGACATCTACGCCGGGAAGCCCCACGGCGAGGACGTCTACGCGCTGGTGCTGTACTCGGAGACCGACCCCGTCGAACTCGCCGCCGAGGTCGGCGGCCTGCGCGAGCACTTCGTCCGCTACGACAGCCACGTCAAGACGGCGGTGTACCGGGACGCCCCAGCCGAGACCGTCGCCGTCGTCAGCCTCTGGAAGACGCGGGACGCCGCCGACACCGCCAGCGAGCACCTGGCGGACCTCCCCGGCGTCGTCGGCCGCCCGGAGCACGAAGACGGCTTCGGGACGATGGGGATGTTCTACACCGTCAAGCCCGAGCACCGCGAGGAGTTCGTCGAGACGTTCGGCGAGGTCGGCGGCCTGCTCGCGGAGATGGACGGCCACCGCGAGACGACGCTACTGGCCAACCGCGAGGACGAGAACGACATGTTCATCGCCAGCCAGTGGGACGCCAGGGAGGACGCGATGGAATTCTTCCGCTCGGACGCCTTCGCTGAGACCGTCGAGTGGGGCCGCGACGTGCTTGCCGACCGGCCGCGGCACGTCTTCCTGGCCTGA
- a CDS encoding NAD+ synthase, with protein MDAKIGGKRPYDRSVESSTFITGADALAELRAAVVAHIERAVDDAGADGVVVGLSGGIDSTLTAFLAAEALGGDRVLGITLPSRKGHRPDATDAKTIADGIGIEFAEIPLWRTVEAFESAISDATGVEGDTVVGGNLVARLRMAALYYVANARSRLVVGTANRSELLTGYFTKYGDGAADLYPTGDLYKTEVRALAQHVGLPRRIVAKESTAGFWSGQTDESELGAPYETIDALFVRVLDGGASVEAAADELDVDRAMAEELLARYVDTQHKRTTPPIHAVGGRRSPSRPIPGRVTEAIADVDADAD; from the coding sequence ATGGATGCCAAAATAGGTGGAAAGAGACCGTATGACAGATCCGTCGAATCGTCGACGTTCATCACCGGAGCGGACGCGCTCGCCGAACTCCGGGCAGCCGTCGTGGCGCACATCGAACGGGCCGTCGACGACGCAGGAGCCGACGGCGTTGTCGTGGGCCTCAGCGGCGGCATCGACTCCACGTTGACGGCGTTCCTGGCCGCGGAAGCCCTCGGGGGTGACAGGGTGCTCGGGATCACCCTGCCCAGCAGGAAGGGCCACCGGCCGGACGCCACCGACGCGAAGACCATCGCCGACGGCATCGGCATCGAGTTCGCGGAGATACCCCTGTGGCGAACCGTCGAGGCCTTCGAGTCGGCGATATCCGACGCGACCGGCGTCGAGGGCGACACGGTCGTCGGGGGCAACCTCGTCGCGCGCCTCCGGATGGCTGCGCTCTACTACGTCGCCAACGCCCGGTCCCGGCTCGTCGTCGGGACGGCGAACCGGTCGGAGCTACTGACCGGCTACTTCACGAAGTACGGGGACGGCGCCGCCGACCTGTACCCGACGGGCGACCTCTACAAGACCGAGGTGCGAGCGCTCGCCCAGCACGTCGGCCTCCCGCGCCGCATCGTCGCGAAGGAGTCGACCGCCGGGTTCTGGAGCGGCCAGACCGACGAGTCCGAACTCGGCGCCCCCTACGAGACCATCGACGCGCTGTTCGTCCGGGTCCTCGACGGGGGAGCGAGCGTCGAGGCGGCCGCCGACGAACTCGACGTCGACCGCGCGATGGCCGAGGAGTTGCTCGCCCGTTACGTCGACACGCAGCACAAGCGCACGACGCCGCCGATACACGCCGTCGGCGGCCGGCGGTCGCCGTCGCGGCCGATTCCGGGCCGGGTCACCGAAGCCATCGCCGACGTCGACGCGGACGCTGACTGA
- the twy1 gene encoding 4-demethylwyosine synthase TYW1, whose protein sequence is MSDSEGGPKQVSDPDYHSENHTAAQTCGWTANALRGEGKCYKYIFYGIESHRCIQMTPVVKCNERCVFCWRDHAGHAYELGDVEWDDPAAVADASLELQKKLLSGFGGNEKVPRERFEEAMEPRHVAISLDGEPSLYPYLPELIEEFHDRDITTFLVSNGTRPEVLERCDPTQLYVSVDAPDRKTFEDTVKAVEGGAWESLIDTLDVLAEKEDTRTVIRTTLVKGHNMHYPAWYAAMCDRADADFVELKAYMHVGHSRGRLDRESMPSHDEVLEFTKDVGEFLPDHDTIKEVEASNVAVLARDEQTWVPKLEKSSEFWERDPVVSY, encoded by the coding sequence ATGAGCGATTCCGAGGGCGGTCCGAAACAGGTCTCGGACCCCGACTACCACAGCGAGAACCACACGGCCGCCCAGACCTGTGGCTGGACGGCCAACGCCCTGCGGGGGGAGGGCAAGTGTTACAAGTACATCTTCTACGGGATCGAGTCCCATAGATGCATCCAGATGACGCCCGTCGTCAAGTGCAACGAGCGCTGCGTCTTCTGCTGGCGCGACCACGCCGGCCACGCCTACGAACTCGGCGACGTCGAGTGGGACGACCCCGCCGCCGTCGCGGACGCCTCCCTCGAACTCCAGAAGAAACTCCTCTCGGGGTTCGGCGGCAACGAGAAGGTCCCTCGCGAACGCTTCGAGGAGGCCATGGAACCCCGCCACGTCGCCATCTCGCTCGACGGCGAGCCCTCCCTCTACCCCTACCTGCCCGAACTCATCGAGGAGTTCCACGACCGCGACATCACGACGTTCCTCGTCTCCAACGGAACTCGGCCCGAGGTGCTGGAGCGCTGTGACCCCACGCAACTGTACGTCTCCGTCGACGCCCCCGACCGCAAGACGTTCGAGGACACCGTCAAAGCCGTCGAGGGCGGCGCCTGGGAGTCACTGATCGACACGCTGGACGTCCTCGCCGAGAAGGAGGACACCCGGACCGTCATCCGCACGACGCTCGTCAAGGGCCACAACATGCACTACCCGGCGTGGTACGCGGCGATGTGCGACCGCGCCGACGCCGACTTCGTCGAGCTGAAGGCGTACATGCACGTCGGCCACTCCAGAGGGCGACTGGACCGCGAGTCGATGCCGAGCCACGACGAAGTGCTAGAGTTCACGAAGGACGTCGGCGAGTTCCTGCCCGACCACGACACCATCAAGGAAGTCGAGGCGTCCAACGTCGCCGTGCTCGCCCGCGACGAGCAGACCTGGGTGCCCAAACTGGAGAAGTCGAGCGAGTTCTGGGAGCGGGATCCGGTCGTGAGTTACTGA
- a CDS encoding VIT1/CCC1 transporter family protein, with protein sequence MIEHILGDDVEPSGQYLAEVIYGANDGIVTTFAVVSGVAGAALNPSIVLILGAANLFADGFSMGMSNYLSRRSDLDYRRSVRESDRVPPTELGDGKSPRRTASVTFLAFVVAGWAPLIPYLFELGATFPLSIAFTGFAFFAVGASRSLVTSRRWAVNGVEMFVVGMTAAGVAYTVGTLLGGVA encoded by the coding sequence ATGATAGAACACATTCTCGGCGACGACGTCGAACCGTCTGGGCAGTACCTCGCCGAAGTGATCTACGGCGCCAACGACGGGATAGTCACGACGTTCGCCGTCGTCTCGGGCGTGGCCGGAGCCGCGTTGAACCCATCTATCGTGTTGATTCTGGGGGCAGCGAACCTGTTCGCCGACGGGTTCTCCATGGGGATGAGCAACTACCTCAGTCGTCGGTCGGACCTCGATTACCGTCGCTCCGTCCGGGAGAGCGACCGAGTTCCGCCGACGGAACTTGGCGACGGGAAGTCACCGCGACGCACGGCGTCTGTCACGTTTCTCGCCTTCGTCGTCGCTGGATGGGCACCGCTGATCCCGTACCTCTTCGAACTCGGCGCCACCTTTCCCCTCTCGATCGCATTCACCGGATTCGCGTTCTTCGCCGTCGGAGCGAGTCGAAGCCTCGTGACGAGCCGGCGATGGGCCGTCAACGGGGTCGAGATGTTCGTCGTCGGCATGACTGCCGCTGGCGTCGCCTACACCGTCGGGACCCTCCTCGGTGGCGTCGCCTGA
- a CDS encoding DUF120 domain-containing protein, translating into MATTSRAVGYDELATLKLLALDGALEGREKASCADIADRLDASNQTASRRLQRLEEADLIERDIVSDGQQIAITEVGEAALQREYADYQRIFDRGVGVDLGGIVTSGMGEGRHYITLPGYMEQFVEKLGYEPFAGTLNVDLLDESVRKRARMSAFDPITIEGWEDEERTYGPAYCYPASVVGGDGEYEPAHVIAPERTHHGEDQLEVIAPEKLREVLDLADGDEVTVHVDEQ; encoded by the coding sequence ATGGCAACCACATCGCGGGCCGTCGGCTACGACGAACTCGCGACGTTGAAGCTGCTGGCCCTCGACGGCGCGCTCGAGGGCCGGGAGAAGGCGTCGTGTGCGGACATCGCCGACCGGCTCGACGCCTCGAACCAGACCGCCTCGCGCCGACTGCAGCGCCTGGAGGAGGCGGACCTGATCGAACGCGACATCGTCAGCGACGGCCAGCAGATCGCGATTACGGAGGTCGGCGAGGCCGCGCTCCAGCGGGAGTACGCCGACTATCAGCGCATCTTCGACCGCGGCGTCGGCGTCGACCTGGGCGGCATCGTCACCTCCGGGATGGGCGAGGGACGCCACTACATCACCCTCCCGGGATACATGGAGCAGTTCGTCGAGAAACTGGGCTACGAACCGTTCGCCGGAACCCTCAACGTGGACCTCCTCGACGAGAGCGTGCGCAAGCGCGCCCGAATGAGCGCGTTCGACCCCATCACTATCGAGGGATGGGAGGACGAGGAGCGCACCTACGGCCCGGCCTACTGCTACCCAGCCAGCGTCGTCGGCGGCGACGGCGAGTACGAACCGGCCCACGTCATCGCCCCCGAGCGCACCCACCACGGCGAGGACCAGCTGGAGGTCATCGCGCCGGAGAAACTCCGCGAGGTCCTCGACCTGGCCGACGGCGACGAGGTGACTGTCCATGTCGACGAGCAGTGA
- the ribB gene encoding 3,4-dihydroxy-2-butanone-4-phosphate synthase: protein MSTSSDVSSAESVDDAVEAFRRGEPVLVHDAADREGETDLVYPAGSVTPEAVARMRNDAGGLVCVALSDAVSEAFDLPFVQAAVDHPLTDDHQLSYDDRSSFSLTVNHRDTETGITDAERALTITELAAASEDPDAEAFATTFRAPGHVHLLRAASSLAERQGHTELGIALAAAADLPPAVVVCEMLDDESGAELPPAAARAYADRHGLVYVEGAAIAERFA, encoded by the coding sequence ATGTCGACGAGCAGTGACGTGAGCAGTGCGGAATCGGTCGACGACGCCGTCGAGGCGTTCCGGCGAGGCGAGCCGGTGCTGGTCCACGACGCCGCCGACCGCGAGGGCGAGACCGATCTCGTCTATCCCGCCGGGAGCGTCACGCCCGAGGCCGTGGCTCGCATGCGCAACGACGCCGGCGGGCTCGTCTGCGTCGCTCTGTCGGACGCCGTCAGCGAGGCGTTCGACCTCCCGTTCGTCCAGGCGGCCGTCGACCACCCGCTCACCGACGACCACCAGCTCTCCTACGACGACCGCTCGTCGTTCTCGCTGACGGTCAACCACCGTGACACCGAGACGGGGATCACCGACGCCGAGCGGGCGCTGACGATCACCGAGCTGGCTGCCGCGAGCGAAGATCCAGACGCCGAGGCGTTCGCCACCACGTTCCGTGCGCCCGGCCACGTCCACCTGCTCCGGGCCGCATCGTCGCTGGCCGAGCGCCAGGGTCACACCGAACTCGGCATCGCGCTCGCTGCCGCTGCCGACCTGCCCCCCGCCGTCGTCGTCTGCGAGATGCTCGACGACGAGAGCGGCGCCGAGTTGCCCCCGGCGGCGGCCCGGGCCTACGCCGACCGCCACGGCCTGGTGTACGTCGAGGGCGCCGCCATCGCCGAGCGGTTCGCGTAA